The Acidobacteriota bacterium DNA segment CAATCCACTCACCCGCCATGGCGAAGTTCCTTGTGGCTGTCCGCCTCCGATGCTTCTAAGGTCACAACTTGTGACCTTAGAAAAGGTTCGGAATTGGTTTATGCGAGGCCCTGTTTCACAACTCCGCCCGGCTCGATTAGTCCGCCCGTCTCAGTGCCCATACCCGATCACCTTCCCCCTGCAGTGATGTCTCGGCGGGCAAGCACGTTGTCGCGCGAGCCGATCGGTTGACCACCGCGCGTTCGAATCGCGCCAGACGACCGCCGCCTCATGACGCACCTCCCGACCGGAAGCCGATTCTTCCGCGCCGTACGGGGGGCGCCATGAGTTCGCGAATCGCGTCGAAGTTGAAGGCATACGGAAGGTGTCTTTGATGCCGGCCGCGGCCATTCTCTATGGTCGCGAATTGCGACCATAGTTCCGCCTTCACCACAACAACCTCCCCTAGTTTGACGTCGCAAATTGCGACCTCAAAATCACGCCGAATCGTGCAAGCGCTGCTTGCACAAATCCGCTCAGCTCGATTGGGCCGCTCATCTCAGCTTCCATACCCCAGCTCCTTCAAGTTGGCGGCAATGGCGGCATCCAGGTTGGCCGCTTCGGTCTGCTGCTGGCGCAGTGTGTCGGCGAGCCGGGTCATCTTCGCGTCAAACGGCTCGCCATCGTCTTTCTGCGCCTCGGCCCCGACGTAGCGGCCGGGTGTGAGGACGTGGCCGTGCTTGCGGATGTCGTCGAGCTTGGCGGACTTGCAGAAGCCTGGAACGTCGGCGTACACGACCGCGCTTGCGCTTGCCCCGGCTAGTTCCGTCGAGGGTGGGTCTCCACGCCACGCATGGTAGGTACCGGCAATCTTCGCAAGGTCGTCGTCGGTCAGGTCGCGGTGCACCCGGTCGATCATCGAACCCAGCTTGCGCGCGTCGATGAAGAGCGTCTCGCCGCGCCTGTCCCGGAATCCGCCCCCGCCGTGTGAGCTACGGGGTGATGCGGCTCTGCCGCTCTTGTCACGCGTCAGGAACCACAGACAGACGGGGATCTGCGTCGAATAGAAGAGCTGGCCCGGCAGCGCCACCATGCAGTCCACCAAGTCGGCCTCGATGATGGCCTTGCGGATCTCGCCCTCGCCGGACTGATTCGACGACATCGAGCCATTAGCGAGCACGAAGCCCGCCATCCCGGTGGGAGCGAGGTGATGGATGAAATGCTGCACCCAGGCGTAGTTGGCGTTGCCGGCTGGCGGCACGCCATAGGCCCAGCGTTTGTCATTCTTGAGCAGTTCGCCACGCCAGTCGCTGTCATTGAAGGGCGGGTTGGCCAGCACGTAGTCGGCCTTGAGGTCGGGGTGCTTGTCGTCGTGAAAGGTGTCGCCATGGCCAATCTGCGCGTCGATGCCGCGGATGGCGAGGTTCATCTTGGCGAGACGCCAGGTGGTGTAGTTGGACTCCTGGCCGTAGATGGAGATGTCGCCGAGCTTGCCGCTGTGAGCCTCGATGAACTTCTCGCTGCTCACAAACATGCCGCCCGAGCCGCAGCAGGGGTCGTAGACGCGGCCCTTGTAGGGCGCGAGCATCTCGAC contains these protein-coding regions:
- a CDS encoding class I SAM-dependent DNA methyltransferase, which produces MAKRRAKDRPANGTANLGFEATLWAAADALRNNMDAAEYKHVVLGLIFLKYISDAFEAKHVELEAQQSQGADAEDPDEYRAASIFWVPKEARWSHLKAKAPQPTIGTIVDDAMAAIERDNPSLKGVLPKDFGRAGLDKQRLGQIINLVSDVALGSAADRAKDTLGRVYEYFLARFASAEGKSGGQFYTPSRVVRVLVEMLAPYKGRVYDPCCGSGGMFVSSEKFIEAHSGKLGDISIYGQESNYTTWRLAKMNLAIRGIDAQIGHGDTFHDDKHPDLKADYVLANPPFNDSDWRGELLKNDKRWAYGVPPAGNANYAWVQHFIHHLAPTGMAGFVLANGSMSSNQSGEGEIRKAIIEADLVDCMVALPGQLFYSTQIPVCLWFLTRDKSGRAASPRSSHGGGGFRDRRGETLFIDARKLGSMIDRVHRDLTDDDLAKIAGTYHAWRGDPPSTELAGASASAVVYADVPGFCKSAKLDDIRKHGHVLTPGRYVGAEAQKDDGEPFDAKMTRLADTLRQQQTEAANLDAAIAANLKELGYGS